CCAGATTTTGTTACCAAAAATCAGGATTAACAACCAAGCTGGAGAAGTATAAAAGGAACAAATGCATAAGGAAGGTATCAGTGACTACTAGCTATCAGCTTCAAATTACTATAATCTCAAAAccatttgcttgacaaaagataCACGTGTCTGCTGCTTATAGGCTTTTCAGAAGCTCTGGATCAGTCATCAAGGCATCAGAATGGAGGAATAAATGTGTCTTTGATCTGACAGAATAAGTATCTTTTGTTCTTACCTGTACCATTATTTTTCAGCCCCACTGCTGACTGGTTTTTCCCACGTATGGGAATAATTAAAGGGTGTTTCCATCTTAATCTATCATCAAACTATGGCCTCTCTTTTATCcctaactttttaaaatgtaactaCAAACGGGTGCCAACTAGAAATATAATGTATTTTTAAGATAGTAAGGTTTGTtagtttaagaaaaataaattattgtgtACTAGATCTGACTTGAATTGAATACAGATGATTATGCCATCTGCATGGCAaattttccaaagcaaaaatTATCTGAAATCTTTTtgaaaggtttttttatttacagtgctaaacaatatatatatttatatatctcatCCTCATAATGTCTGTGCCATAGAAAATACTGCAGATGGATCTGCTTTaatttacaaagaaaaacaaccaaAGAACCTGACAGGAACAAGGGAGAAATCAAACTTTGGTCCcctaattaaaaaataacaaacacccaaaatgggaaaaaaaaccacactgaATCACACATTActttacacattaaaaacaagctTTGCCTCCAGGAAGAAAAAAGTTCACCAGATTCAGCTTGCTGCCTGTCATTTAAATTTGTACAAAATGCATTAATTAaaaactgtaaatattttttttaagtaaaacacATTTCACTGtattatcatcatcaccaccatcactacATTTTGACTTTTTCCTGCAATAGAAAGGGAACAGGCACAGCCCAGGAACACATCGTGGCAAATTTCCCTGGCCCTGGACTTCCTGTGTGCCAAATGTGATTTAACCCTTTCAGCACCATAGAAACTCCACAAGGTTGTGGAAGGGGCCAAGAGGAACGGGCGGGCAGGGGTGAAGTGCTGGATGGGAGCAGGGAGGAGTTTGCAAGGAGGTGTTGAAAGCTGAGGAGGCGTGAGGATCTCAGGCAGCAATTGTGAGGGTGTTCTGGGAAGAGATCGGAGGAAGCAATGTTTCTAAAGACTGGAGCTATCTGAATGGAGGGTGAAGGATAATGAAACTGTAGAGAGCACTGTAATATGGAAACAGATCTTGGAGCTGGAGAAGAGCTTCCTTCAGCTTCCTCTTGACAGAAAGCACATTgaactcctcttcttcctcatctgCAGCTACAGCACTACAGAGGCTGTCTGCACAGACAGAGGAATGAAGATGTGCGGATAGTTGGACAGCGGAGAAGAGGATGTAGATGGAGCCAAGAGGATCAAGCTGAAGAGCCattttctgtcttctttcttttcGGGTCAACTTCATCCTTCAACAGAAAAAGGTGGATGTATTTGGTAAGAAACACTTTGGCATTAATACAGGTGCTTCTAACTCAGTTGATTGGTGAGTGGAAAATCAAAGAACTGATGCATCGGTTGCACCAGCCAGCAATTTGGAAAGTGAATCCCAGAGGTTTCTGTAAAATAATCACTGCTGTGGATCCACAAGACATATAATGATATATATCTTCTTTATTTGTGCCTATGTTAAATTTCTTGCTTGACATTAATAACTCTTGGGTTCCAGATGCCACCTCCAATTTTAAGCTATGATCTAATGTTTAAAAAATACCCACAATCTTGAAAGATATTGATATTTTTATCAATGAGGTTCCACTATatgttaactttttaaaataatgatattATCAGTTTCATCTTGATACCCAAGAGTGCAGTCAGTCTGATCCATTTGTGTTACTTTTTGTTTACTGACTACCATACAGCAAGTCTGTGGGACGAGCAAGATTGGAGAATGAAGAACGATCAAGGTTCACTACCACCAATCTCAATGGAGGGACCTGCCACCAAAATCTTGCCTCATGTTAGAAATTGTCTGACTCCATTCTATATTCTACTTTTATAAAGGGTCTTTGGGAATTAAGATTTCCACAGAATCCTATGAACAGGTTTCATAAATTGTTATGAAAATGATGTAAAGAAGGGCAACTTCTTATTAGCTATCAGTTGATGCCTAGGCCCAGTTTCAGATGCAAACCTTGCCACGATCCCTAGAAATTCTGAATGTAGACTCACTTAGTCCAAAACTTCTCAACATACTTATATACACAATCATCGTATCTGTTGCCTTTATACAAAGGAAATTGTAAACTGTTCAGAGTCACTTACATAGTGCGAGGGGCAgtgtctaaatttgataaataaattgctGTAGTGTTGAATCAGTCCCTGGGTACTTAGGTGCTATATTGTTGCTCACTTTCCCTGTATATTCCTACTAAGGCATTCCTGAACACATTAAACAGAGTTCCTACTCACCTCTTCCTGCTTCTTTTCTGCAGATCGTTTTACTGCATGTGTATCTGGTTCCCGTTCATTCTCATCATCTTGGAATTAGAATAAAGAGTAAGTCAATGCTAATTAATCCACCCATGGAATTCACTTACCAAAAATTTATGAACTATGTGGCTGACTTGCTTTTACCTTCATCGTCTTCATCCTCATCATCCACATCCTCAGGATTTGCatcttcatcatcttcttcttcctcagccccaTTTTCATCATCCTGCATAAAAGAAAGTCACATGGTAAGTGTCACCTGCCAAACAGGTGTTCAGTCCATTATCCTCATAAAGCTAATCCCAGCAGACTTTGgctgtatttatatttgtttatttcagcTCCTATCCCCAAGACAGGTTGAAACTATAGCCACCATTTTTCTGTTACACATATAGCTCACTCTTCTTTTGAGAAGTTGAGAGTTCTAGCAACTCTCAGCATCAAAACTGTTTATGTTCATCAGCAGGACTGTGCTATGAACTTAATTCTTTTTTCGTCTTCTTATACCAACAGCTGTTTTGCTTTTCAAAGCACAGCTATCATTCTAAATCCATTTCTACAGTGGTTGGCAAGCCTCTATGGGGATAGAGTAAGAATCAGAGTGGATGCATGCACATTCCACGCACTATATTGGGCATTTCAATGACAGATTCACTGCTAAAAGCCTAGACATATTTCTTTGAAATGTGTTGACATTGTCACTTGAAAGATTTTCAGCCGCATGTCAAATCCTAATTATGACTTTCAAATGCTGGGTTAGTTCTTCATTGACCTGTCATTGTTTTTCCTAGCAAATACTTTGTGACTAACATCTTTGAGTATCTTTGATACCTGCTTTACTTATAATTATGGAACAACTCCACAGTAACTTTATTACTGTGCACTCCACTTCATCTTTGTTTTTAAAGGTTACTCTGATAAAAAAGAATTATGCAAAAGGCTGAATTGGGCTGAATTTGGGACACTACTGTGAACTATGCAGAAGGATGGAAAAAAGAATCATATGGAACAGTGTAAGATATACAGGTAAATATGTGATAAGCCCTAGTTAGAAACAGAATGCTGTACTATGTAAATGTGGTCTTTTGCAGCAATATATTTTTAATGGATTATGTGAAAGTCCTCCTTgtacttctttctccttttcccttaGGGACTTCTTCATTTTCATCTAATTTTGGATACAGCACAAGTTATCTTGTCACCAAGACTTTTGGATTATTCAGATCAAGGGATAGAGCTTTTGTATCTATCATTTTTCTCCAAACTCTACTCCAGCCTTTGCACTTCTCTGCACAGAGAAAAAAATTTCCCTGAAAGGTGGATGTATTTTATAGTAGCAACTTTAATTGCTTAATTTCCACCAAATACTACACCAAATCTAGAAAGTTTCTAGGAAGGCAATCAACCCATGCCCACTCTGAGAATAAAATGTTAAATTATGTCTTCTTAGCCTAATACCTACACAACTCTgctcatttgccagttctcttcaAAGCAAGCTCCAAGATGTAGAAGGGGTTTTGGTAGCCAACAGTAATCTCACTTGCCCTCTGTGCTTCTGCCATCTTTATGGAGTCCCTCCACGGCTCCCAAAGTCAGATACAGATACAAAAGAACTGACCTAATGACAGCCTAGCTAAGCCAAAAGAAGCCACATATTTTGCAATGTCTGCCAACTGTGCAGCTGTTAACCACAAAGTACTTACCAGAGAAAATAAAGAATGACAGATCTATGAAAAACTTACCTAGCATTTGAAAAACATCTAGGCTGCCCCTTTCTCTACCTGCTATTTGTTatgaagagagggaaagggaatggTTCCTGCTCCTCTTTCCTAATTTTTCTCACAGCTGGAATTCTAGGAACAAACCTTGGGAAGCCTCACTGGCCCTTTGATTTTTTATTGCCTTCTCAAGACTCTCCTTTACCTCAGGTCTTCAGTTCTTCAATGCCTGAAGTCTGAGCCAATGGGAACTACTCTGCAATGTTTGTCCGTTCATTCTTTGGTTTGGTCCACTATCCAGGGTCTTCTATTGATGATAGATTCTATTCCACCTCTTCCTGGGGTCTCATGGAGAGTTCATTGATGAAAAGAGGCATTGGAAACTGTACCACC
This genomic window from Ahaetulla prasina isolate Xishuangbanna chromosome 2, ASM2864084v1, whole genome shotgun sequence contains:
- the PTMS gene encoding parathymosin, whose protein sequence is MSEKSADEAPVELGAKELKEKKEKHEEKSARKDKKEIIEDDENGAEEEEDDEDANPEDVDDEDEDDEDDENEREPDTHAVKRSAEKKQEEDEVDPKRKKTENGSSA